One Sporanaerobacter acetigenes DSM 13106 genomic window carries:
- the cas4 gene encoding CRISPR-associated protein Cas4 translates to MENLGDLNVNGTLVWYYFVCKREVWLMAHSIVPDQDDENIDLGRFIHENSYAREKKEIKIGDVKVDVLNKKNGYLMVGEVKKTSKYLESAKMQLAYYLLELKRHGLEGSGVLMFPKERKRIEIKLDEELIEELENLEREIFKICYGPYPETPKKIDFCKKCGYNEFCWA, encoded by the coding sequence TTGGAAAATTTAGGTGACTTAAATGTAAATGGAACTTTAGTGTGGTATTATTTCGTATGTAAAAGAGAAGTATGGTTAATGGCTCACAGTATAGTTCCAGATCAAGATGATGAAAACATAGATTTAGGTAGGTTTATACATGAAAATTCATATGCTAGGGAAAAGAAGGAAATAAAAATAGGAGATGTAAAGGTTGACGTTTTAAATAAGAAAAACGGTTATTTAATGGTAGGAGAAGTTAAAAAAACATCAAAATATTTAGAGAGTGCAAAGATGCAGCTAGCATATTATTTATTGGAATTGAAAAGGCATGGATTAGAAGGAAGCGGAGTACTTATGTTTCCAAAGGAAAGAAAAAGGATAGAGATAAAACTAGATGAAGAATTGATTGAGGAATTAGAAAATTTAGAAAGAGAAATATTTAAAATATGTTATGGTCCATATCCTGAAACACCTAAAAAGATAGATTTTTGTAAAAAGTGTGGGTATAATGAATTTTGTTGGGCTTAA